The following proteins are co-located in the Acyrthosiphon pisum isolate AL4f unplaced genomic scaffold, pea_aphid_22Mar2018_4r6ur Scaffold_21249;HRSCAF=23420, whole genome shotgun sequence genome:
- the LOC103310687 gene encoding uncharacterized protein LOC103310687 yields MAFMKHETTSAHIMASLKVKLKSCSLPLLPLLVEEHNKQVSFNRELVKQLIEITIFLAQHNHSFRGHNENWKNNTKGHFKDMVVLLSKHSPILSLHQLKSKGKKENSFISWDRQNLLIESISEYILTTIRSQILSARYFSISTDSTFDISHKEQLSFVVSYGKNGLDWSRHLIGQSYDGAANMRGSYSGLQAHIIKEYPKALCLVSCTQIQFNSVICRWLLKKRSDIYRNNQIELYLKKQLKAIKRVGTTRWMSNSFALSTVLETLEAILDMLEQVKNVEGSADFKTGSD; encoded by the exons ATGGCTTTTATGAAACATGAAACAACTTCTGCTCATATAATGGCATCGTTAAAAGTTAAGCTAAAATCATGTTCTTTACCACTCTTACCGTTATTAGTAGAAGAACATAATAAACAAGTATCCTTTAACAGGGAATTGGTAAAACAGCtaattgaaataacaatatttttggcACAACACAATCATTCTTTCAGAGGTCACaatgaaaattggaaaaataacacTAAAGGACATTTTAAAGATATGGTTGTCTTACTGAGTAAACATTCTCCTATATTGTCATTGCACCAACTCAAAAGTAAAGGCAAAAAAGAAAATTCTTTTATATCGTGGGACCGACAAAATTTGTTAATAGAGTCTAtttcagaatatattttaacgacTATTAGATCACAAATATTGTCAGCTCGTTATTTTAGTATTAGTACTGATTCCACATTTGACATTTCACACAAGGAACAACTTTCATTTGTGGTCAG TTATGGAAAAAATGGATTAGATTGGAGTCGACATTTAATTGGGCAGTCATATGATGGTGCAGCGAATATGAGAGGATCATATAGTGGACTTCAAGCACATATTATCAAAGAATACCCAAAAGCTCTATGTTTGGTGTCATGCACACAGATTCAATTTAATAGTGTTATCTGCCGTTGGCTGCT TAAAAAGAGATCAGATATTTACAGAAATAATCAAATTGAATTGTATCTAAAGAAACAATTAAAGGCAATCAAAAGAGTCGGAACTACTAGATGGATGTCCAACTCATTTGCTCTATCTACAGTTCTTGAAACATTAGAAGCAATTTTAGATATGCTTGAGcaagtaaaaaatgttgaagGCTCAGCTGATTTTAAAACTGGTAGTGATT